A stretch of DNA from Telopea speciosissima isolate NSW1024214 ecotype Mountain lineage chromosome 5, Tspe_v1, whole genome shotgun sequence:
tcATACCGCATACCGtgtatcgataccgataccattTATACTGTAACGAATAAATTAGGTATGGTATGGTATGAGATACCTGTACTGAATAGATACAGTATCGATATGAGATACCTGTTGGATCCATTCCCTATAGTCCATGTGCTAACATGTACTCTGGTCCCAGCTAGAATGGTATAGCTGGCAACCTCGCAATCTTCTTCAAAAAGTTGATTTCCTGAAGTCTTATTTAATAAAGAAGATAACTGTTTTTGTGAAGAACCTAACCCATACGTTTTAAAATAAGAATTATCTCCCTTGTGGTTGGCTCTGAATTAAACTTTCCGCTTTGAAACTAACTTATTTGAGACTTTCGAATTAGAAAGTTGGCAATGGAAGGAAATTTTGAACGGATGGGAGACATGGAATTTAATAATAGCAAGGATTGGTAAGAAAATTTTGAGCATAGAAAAATAACACAGTTGTTatttaaagaaataaattaaGATATTTCTAATGTAGCAATAcgaaaattttctattttagaagtTTTATTGCAAAAGTTTTTTGTTTGGCAGCTCTAGAGAGTATCAACAAACCAGCACCAACcttttgggaaaattatcctctccaattccttaaagtgtggcagtgcggcagtgcggcagtgctaggtggagatttCGACAGATGGCAGCTGTCGCATCCAACCATCCGTATCAATGAGTTCGGACCATTGAATGCGACAGCCACCAAGTGTCAACATCTCAACCTAGCACGCCACATGAAAGGTGATGATGTAGTAATTTCAGACTATTTGAGACTATTTGGATACTTAACAAATGGGTCTAGGGTTGGCAACATGTCAACTTTTAGGCTCATATAGTTGTctgtttctttaaaaaaaaaagcattttttcCACTGGAATTTTAaagattaatttttttatttggccatttccattttttctaAAATCTTAGCATGACACCTCATGGGGTCATGGAAATCTTATCTCCAACTGTGCATTACCATCTATATCTCGGTTGTATCTTTCCATTGATCTATGAAGAGTATTATATACAAGAGGTAGTAGTAATCTAATCCTATAtacaaggaaacaaataaaTACAAGAATAGAAAGGATAAATACAAGGATAATACAAGAGGTATAGATGGTAATGCACAGTTGGAGATAAGATTTCCATGACCCTATGAGATGTCATGCTAAGATAAAACATAGCATGTGAGCGAGGAACCTTGAGCTCTGCTTGCCCATAAAATTTCAGCTCAACATAGGGAGTGATGGCATAGGCCACGCTCCCAGACAGATAACTACTTTCCTAAGTTTAATAGAAGGATGAAATTGGCTAcaatccttttctcttctatttctataaatAAACGGCATCGTATGCTAGCATTCAAATATGGGAAACACAATGCTATTGCAATCATTTCTGTCTCTAGGACCCAATGGCTGGCAGTTTTGATAAAGGTTGTCTTTTATAATAGGGAATGTTCATAGGTGTGTTTAGAATTTGACACATTTTAATTGtcccttttctttattctcaaAAGGTTTTTAAGTCAAGGGTAtgaaagggttttcaaaaagaaattgaaagtaAAATATCATTATGCCATTATCAAAAAAAtgtcattgtcatgcatatATTTCGAAAacgcatgtgaaatgacactattacccTCATTGGAAGAATTATATgtctatcaaaaagaaaaagaaaggattacaaattattttgacaccttgagggatgtcaataagaaaatccctttataATAAGATATTTAAACGAAATTAAATATTATCTCAACAAATTGCTTTTATATGGGCTTTTTGTATGGCTAAAAGCTTATTGGGACAAACATTTCTTTTGCTTTCAGGTTGTCATTTATGATAAAGGACAATTGAAGAATAAAATTATAGTGAAAActtaaaagacataataagcaAGCCAAAGTTGGTCTTTATTTACCCTTCAAAGAGTTTAAGTAGTAACTTGTATCACAAAAGAGAGAATTGGAAGATAATCAATTCTTCAAATGCTGCTCAACCTAAAGTCTTTGTCCAAACCATTCCATTCTCATTTATCCAATGACAAACTTCAATTAGGCCTGGGCCAAAACCCAGTAGCTTAAAAGCAAAATGGTTTGGATTCCAGGCTGATGTGTCATAGTGACATGCCATGATCGCATGATTCACTTTCTTCCGAGCATGTATATCAACTGCATATACTTTTACTTTTGGTAAAACATGGCAATAATAGACTTGAAATGGAAATGGCTGACTATGACATAAGATTGGTGGTTCAGAGAGGTTTCCATAGATGAGTTTCACAGCTCCAATTGTGACATTCTCATAAGATCCTTCGATGCTCTCGGTACTCCAGATACGTACATGTTTCCCTAATTTCTTGACAACAAAATCGATGAGATCCTCAGCCGAATTCGTACAAGTGGACTGTTCACCTCGAATGAGGCTCTTCTCATCACATATCTCAAGGGTTCCTTGAATATACTCATCCATGTTTGATTCATTATCCTCAGTAAAGAGATTCTTCAATTCCTTGATCTGGGCAAAGGAAAATGGAAATTTTAATGCCAGAGATCTTGGCAAGAAGGATCTATATGACATTGGGTCCCTTAGATCAGGGACAGGCATGAAACTTCCCTGTTTCACCATTGATTCTCAAAAATATGGCAATCCCCCTTGGCTAGCAACTGATAGAGTTATTTCATTTGGATATTCATATTTGAGTTTGTCAACATTCCAGGGGACTATTGGTGGTAGGGTTGTGTCATTTGCTCTGTTCTTCGATATTGCATTTGTTGAACAAGCAACATTTGCTTGCATACAGAATGAAAGCATGTGGGAAGCCAATTCATTTTCCTCCATAAATTTCATAAACACTACTGCCTGATGGAAGGTTAATGGAGAAGCCTTTGCAGATAACCAATGTGGAGGGTGTGGAAGACCAATATGCTCTTCCCAATACTTTGAAAAGGCATTTTCTGCTTGAGAAGAACCCTGCAATTtcataggaaaaaaaatcattcaaaaaaaaaaaaaaaaaaaaaaccaggaacCAGCAGTGACCATGTTCAAATGAATGGACAATGGAAAAAACATCAATTTTCTTACACTAAAGTATGCTATTATCACAAGTCCAAGCAACAGAATGGGATGCCTCATGGTGGAATGAAATAGGGAACAGAATGAGTTGGGTTAGTTGAATGAAGGGGGTTTCAATTTATATagaggaaaattttctctttcatgacttgatttaaagaaaatttctaGCTGCCCTTCAGCCCTCAAATTTGGTTCATTCTCATAAATACGAGTGTGAAACAGTTGGTTTGGTCCAACTTCAGTTGTTTTCTCCTCATTTTTTGTATTTATCGGGCTAAATCAAAACTAATCGATAATGGGTTtggttaaaaaaacaaatgaaaaccaACAGCTACTGGCCTGGTTGGTTTTGATTCGTTATTGGTTTCATTTAGCAGTCCCTTATCGGTCTATTATTAATACGGTCTCAttatttcatataaaaaaatttaaataaaatattgatttttataaaaaaaaaatttaggttttcttcttcaagtctaCCGTTTTTTGCTGTTGTTTCAGTTGTTTGGTtgatttatcaattttttttttcttgttgtttaAGTCAATTTGATCAGTTTCGATCTTTCAATAgtttctgaaaaccaaaaccaataatAAACCTATATGGAGTTCGGTCAATTGATACGATTGTTTCAATTTGGTCGGAGCTATCCACATTGCAAACACAAACCCTTAAAAATTCAAGACTACCAATGAGGGTGCATTCATGCATTTGTCATACATAGGAATATAAACCAAAAGTGTGTAGggtttttctttcattatctTAATTATTGACCATGTTATTTAAGCTTGGAACCTCCATTGAATCCATCttccttttatcttttctttttatattttatgtaaGCATCTCCCTTAATCCGTCAATGTAAggtatatgtgtaaatgtgtaatcaTCTAACTCTggcttttcaaaaaataaaaaaaaaaaaaaaaaataatcctaaTTTGGTTTGAATTTCAACCTGATACTACACAACTAGATGTCAAGGGAATACTTCGAAAATTGTTCGAAAAAACTCACTTTGTGTTTGATGAACAAAATCCTATAACCCTTTATGATGAATATGACATGCGCCAAATTTGATATGTGCCTCATTGTTATCAAGGGATGTTTGGAAGCGATTCCAAACATTCTTCCAAAACTCTTAGATGTCAAACAATGGTCCCTCATTAATCTCAAGAGTCCCAACCAAGTGAACTCGAGAAGCTGGCATAGCGTCTTGGTGTACTGGTGCACTACAACTTTGATTTCTACCCTCGAGCGCTGGATGAGAAACTTCATTTGGACAGGTGTTGCTGAATCCTCAAAGGCTATTTCTGTAGGGTGGGACAAAGTCTGCCAGCCTAAGGACGAAGGGGGTTTGGGGATCAAGAGACTTAAGGGATGTGAATAAAGCAATGTTGTGCAAGCTCACTTGGAAGATTAGGAATGGAAATTCGGtatcttcaaattttttaagACACAGGTTTGTCAATAAATGGGGGAATGTGCGGCCTGGGTATAGAGCATCTTCCATTTGGCCAGGTATTAGGAAATTGTGGAGCTTTGTGGTGGAGAAGGAACGTTGGATCCTGGG
This window harbors:
- the LOC122660878 gene encoding polygalacturonase-1 non-catalytic subunit beta-like, giving the protein MVKQGSFMPVPDLRDPMSYRSFLPRSLALKFPFSFAQIKELKNLFTEDNESNMDEYIQGTLEICDEKSLIRGEQSTCTNSAEDLIDFVVKKLGKHVRIWSTESIEGSYENVTIGAVKLIYGNLSEPPILCHSQPFPFQVYYCHVLPKVKVYAVDIHARKKVNHAIMACHYDTSAWNPNHFAFKLLGFGPGLIEVCHWINENGMVWTKTLG